DNA from Variovorax sp. V213:
GGGCGCAGGCAGGGCTTTCACGGCGAAGGGGTCGTGGTTGGCGGGTATCAGACGCGGACCGGCAAAAGCACTCCCGTTCTTTTCCCATGGAATCAGCTGTTCGATCGGCTGGGGACGCGCCGTCCACCCTACGGCGAGAACCAGGACTACCGTCGCCCACTGGAACGCAACGAACAGGCGACGCACCCCCTGACGCAAGCACCTTGAAATTGCCATCGCAGCCCCGCGCTTCCCGGCACCCACCGCGTGAGCCGCGGGCGGCGAAGCAACGGCTGGCAGTTGCGGCAAGGTAGCTTTCACGGATCGCAACCTTCACAGGCCCTTGCAGCCTCGCCAGAAGTCGTAGATGGCTGCGGCGATGATCAGAACTACCGCGTGGAGAATGATCCATTCGAGTACGTCCATGTCGACCGCCTTTCGATTGAGTGCATCGATAGCCTAAGTCGGCAAAGGTGTGAGTGCGAGGGGCATTTGTCATGTCACAGGCTGGCTTTTTGACAGTGCTTGGGTTTAGGTGCAGCACCGCGCGATGACGCCCTCTGGCAAAGAAAAACCCGCTACGCCTTGGAGCGTGCGGGTTTCTGAGGTGGAGTGAGACGCCGTGATGCGGGTCTTTGGTGCTTCGACAGGAATCGCACGTATGTCAAAAATCTGCATGGATATTGGATTCTTCACACTGGCAGAAAAAAGATACCGGCAAAAGTACCGATAAATTTCAATGCATGGCTTGGATGCATCGCATGAGGACGCTTCGAGCCGATTTTGTCGACGCTGCGGTCGACGGGCCTTCCGAGATCAACCTTCCGCCCGGCTGGAAGCAGCCGCCCGGTGGGCCTGCACATGGCGCCTCCGCCCGAAGAGTCCCTGCTGTCTGAGTGGCGCGTTGCCGCTCGAACTTTGACGCGCTTGTGGCGGCCGAAAAACTCACTGATTCGGGCTCTCCCCTTGCTAACTGCGGCGGATGCGCGATTGGCACGAATTCTGGATGCTGCGACAATGCTTCAGTCCGAGGCCGCCGCTTGCCGGCGAGAAATCCCGTCCCTGCCCGTCGAAATGCGCGAATTGCCGATCCCCATGGTCGGCCGCTGCACTTGTCCGGCGCTTAGTCGCCGCTAGGAAATAGAAATGGCAATGTCGCCCGAACTGGATGCCGTCCAAAAGGCCATCCTCGACATTCACAGGGAGCTGTTCGACGAGAGCCCCTCGCCGATGAAGCTACAAAAACTGTGCTATTACGCGCAGGGCTACGCCTTGGCCGAAGGGAAGCCGCTCTTCAAGGACGACTTCCAAGCTTGGCAGCACGGCCCCGTCGTTCCGGACATGTATCAGGAATACAAGGATCTCAAATGGCGGCCTATCGCGGCGGAAGTTGAGCCGCCGAAGATGGAGCCGCAGGTAATCGAGCATCTGGAAGGCATCGTCGCTGCGTATGGGCGATACGACGGCGCGGCGCTCAGCACGATGACGCATCGCGAACGGCCTTGGGCATCGGCTCGCGGCGATCTGCCCGAAACCGCCAACAGCGAAGCCACCATCAGCAAGGACACGATGGAGCGCTTCTTCGCCCGGAAACTCCGCGGGGAAGAATGAAGTCGAAGCGCGACAAGCTTCTACGTATCTCCGAAGACGACCACAAGGAGGTTGAATCGACGCGACTGCGCGTGTCCTTCGACTTCGTCGACTGGGACACGGCTGACCTGTTCTTCCTCCATGGGTTGGAGCTCGACCACTACAAGAAGATCTTCAACTGCATCGACAAGCTCGGCCAAAGCACCGAGGCGGACATCCTCCAGCAGACGCACGAAAGCCTGATTCCGAAACCCATCTTTCGGAATGAGAAGGGCATCAGAAGTTCCTTCCCGGAAGGGTTGGTCGACAAAATCAAGGCGAAGTTTGGCGCGGAGCTCGCCAACAACGGCGATCCGGACGAGAACGCCAAGAAGGTCGCTGCTACGGCGTTCGAGGTCCGCGTCCACGGCAAGGGCTACGGCCGTATCCACGGCTTCGTCTGGAACAAGTCATTCCACGTCATCTGGTTCGACCCCGCCCACAACCTCTACCCACGGACCGGCGAGAAGCCGAAGACGCATCGCGAATACGCGACGGTACCAGGCTTCTCCCCGGCCTGCGTTGAAGTGGTGCGTGATGAAAACCGCAAGCTCCACGACGACCATGACGCGCTTCGTGGCGAATTCGAAGCAGTGTGCAAGGAACGCGACGAGCTCTACGAGCAATTCGCAAACGCTGGCGCAGCAGTCGCATCGAACTTGGCGCTTTCCGCTGCTGGCCAAGCGCCTTCTTTTTGACTGCGGATTACTCGACGATGCGCTTGATCAGCGACTACCTCGCAGGCTGCGCAATCCCCTCTCTGCCAACCAAGGTTGGGACGGGAAATTTAGCCGCTAAGTCGGTCGCCGCAACACCTTCAATCATGGGGGTGGCTACGGGAAGACTGCAGGGTGGATGCAGAAGGTAACGGGGCGCGCGGCAATGCGATCACCCGGTGCTCCTTCGCTCCGCGAGTGGTCGAGCGGCAGTTCTGGAAGCAGACGCTCAATATCCGTGACGAGAGTTGTTTAGACGCCCGGTACATATGGCGGCGGAGCCGGGGGCCGCTCAAGATCCTTTTCCAGCCATTTGTGAAACTGGACTTGAATATTGCAGCTGTCTGCATTCCGTCTCAACAAGTGCCAACGATGCGGCTCGATCCCCGGCTGTTTGATATCGGTCCAGCCACGCGGCATGCCAAGTTCCTCCTCGGCATCCTCGATAGTCTTGCCCATGCGCGCGAAGTTTTCCTCCGTGAAGTACCACTGACCGTCAACAATGCATCGCAAATGGTCGTAGCACTCATAGACGAGTTCAAGCACGCTGTTGAAGTATGTTTCGCATGCGGTGATCACGTCCAAGTTTGGGACGTTCGGCAAGTCTCGGCAGGGAACGAAGTAGTAGAAGGTGCCCGCCTTGCTGTGAGACCCGCCGGAGACAAGGTTCTCTCCGAGGTGCTGTGACACTGTTCGAAACTCATGAAAGAAGCGCGATAAGGGGTCTTTTCGCAGCGCTTGCTGGCGAGGGACGTACCACGCATCAAATTCCGGATGGCCTTTGAGGGTTGCCTGCATCGCGAACGTGACGCTGCGCGCTGCGGAGACGAACGCGGAAACGCAGAACTGAACTGCCCAAAAGTCGATCTTTCGACCGTGGCGATGAATTTCAAGCAGAAAGAATTCCGCTTCCTGAACCTTGTAATCCACGAGCCCAAAGGAACGCGTCATGATGGCCGCCTAACGTCTGCGGCGAGCGGCGCCGAAGTGCGGGTATTGCCCAGTAGGTTGGCCGCAGGTGCTAAACGGAACGTTTCAAGCATGTCACTTGGCCTTTGCCGCAGCGATATCCGTGGCAACAGCGGCATTTCGCGTCACCGCGACATTCCTAGTCAAGTAACTAAGAGAGGGTATCGGCGGCTCCGCCTGCCATAAGATGTAAAGCTGAGAGGGGTTCGTATCGCTGGCGATCCGGGTAGTGCGGCATTGTCGGCACCAAATGCCATGACCGCCCGCAGAGCGCATCCAGCCGGCGTCGATCTTTGACTCCGCTTGGCGGCCCGTCGATGCCACTGTGCCCTAGGCCGACCCAGTTCGCCGCAAGATCCGTGGTTTCCATGGCTCCCTTTCGCGGGAAGACAAGGCGTGCCCGACGCCTTGGTATGGTGCATCCTCAGTTGACACTGTATGAAAATACAGTATCATGCATATGGATACACATATGTGTATCCATGCTAGCATGCTTTATGTCATCGAAGGACGTCGGGATTCGGATCCGTGTGGAAAAGGAGCTTCGCGATGCGTTCCAAGGCGCATGCGTCGCGGAGAACAGGCATGCATCCGACGTTCTTAGGGAGTTCATGAGGTCTTTCGCCGAGCACAACGGTGGCGGCAAGCAATCCAGCTTGTTCACCGCTAGCGTTTCAGTTCAGCCTATGAGGGACGAGGTCACTAGTATTCGACCCCCTGTGAAGGGAAAGAGCAGAAGAACATGAGAGTCCACTGCAACTTCTCTCCGGCGGCTTTCGATGGCCAGAGGATCACCAAGATTGGACACACCCATGCGTAGTATCGAGTTATTCAGTGGCTGTGGTGGCTTGGCCCTGGGCCTTTCGAGGTCTGGATTTCATCATGAGTTGATGGCGGAGTGGAATGAGGAAGCGGTTGCGACTGTTCACCACAACCGACGTCGTCGCATTCAACATGTGCGCGATTGGCCACTCGAACGGGCGGATGTGCGTGACGTCGATTGGCACCGATTCGCCGGCCGCCTTGATCTGGTGGCCGGCGGGCCTCCTTGCCAGCCATTCTCGATAGGGGGCAAGCATCAGGGGCAAGACGATGCGCGGGATATGTGGCCCGAGGCGATTCGGGCCGTCCGCGAGACACAACCGCGGGCCTTTCTTTTCGAAAATGTGCGAGGGCTCACGCGGGCGGCTTTCGCTGACTATCTTGGCTGGATCGTCGCTCATTTGCACCATCCCGAAGTGCCGCGGCTCATTGGCGAGGATCACATCACGCACACGGCGCGACTGGGCGATCTGCGGCACGCGCCAACCTATGATGTTCTTGTGGCGCGCGTGAACGCCGCAGACTATGGGGCGCCGCAGAAGCGCCATCGCGTCATCATCGCTGGTGTGCGCGCGGATCTTGGCGCTGTGCTGTCTCCTCTCGTTCCGACCCATTCGCGTGAGCGCCTGCTTTGGGAACAATGGGTGACGGGGGAGTATTGGAGCCGGCATGGCATGCGGCAGCCGGACGATACACAAATCGCGTCTTCCGACCTCGCCACCGTCAAGAGGCTCCGCATTCGTGATGAAGCACCGGATGAAGCCGCGTGGATCACCGTGCGCGATGCGTTGCATGGTCTCGGCGAGCCGGACGGAAAGACCAATCATGTGTTCCAGGATGGCGCGCGGGTCTACCCTGGTCATACAGGTAGCCCTCTCGATCAGCCAGCCAAGGCGCTGAAGGCTGGCGACCATGGCGTGCCGGGTGGTGAAAACATGATGGTGCGCGACGATGGTTCGGTGCGGTACTTCACCATCAGGGAAGCCGCTCGCCTCCAAGGGTTGCCGGATACTTACCATTTCCCTCGCTCGTGGACGGAGAGCATGCGGCAACTTGGAAACGCCGTTCCCTCTCAGTTGGCGGAGGCTGTCGGGAAATGGCTCGTCCGAATTCTGGACGACACGGACGATCGGCAACGAATCGCCGCGTGATGGTGACGAGGTCTCGGAAGCCTGAGCAAGCCGTCATCGGCGAAATTCGCGAGCGACTCGGTCAACTGCGCTCGCTGTTGCCTTCGCTGTCACGACCAGCCGCGACCAAGGCGATGGCGGAGCTGCTCGCGCTCACGGGTGAAATCGAGGCCACGCGAGCGGGCATGGATCCCATCAAGGAGCCCGGCGCGTCGTTCGACCCCGCGAATCCCGATACGGCGGGGCGCCTCGTCTCCTTGGCGCTTATGGCACAGGAGCGAGTACCCATCGAGCGTATCGCGCGCACCTATGGCTCCGGGGTTTACGCGATCTATTACAGCGGCGATCATCCTGCTTACCACGCGGTATCGAGGACCGAGACGCCAATCTATGTCGGGAAGGCGGATCCCAAGCAGGCCGATGCTCGAACCGCGCGCGAACAAGGCCCCCAGTTGTATGGGCGACTTGCCGACCATCGGCGAATGATCCGCACAGTCGGAAGCTATGCCGTCAAGCTTCATTTGCGAGATCCTTTGCGGGTCGAGGATTTCGAATGTCGCCGTCTCGTTTGCGCGACCAACGCGCAGTTGGTGGCGGAGCGTCATCTGATCAGCATGTTCAGGCCGATATGGAACAACGAGATTGGGATTTGCTGGGGAATTAGTAAGCATGGGGACGCCGCCAAAACGCGCGCGAACAAGAGGTCTCCATGGGACGTAATGCACCCTGGCCGAGCGTGGGCGATGTCCGAGGACTTGGAGGACAAGATGTCCCCAGAGCTCATCGTCCAGCGGATCGGCGAGCATTTTGATAACAATCCGCCGCACACGAGCCGAGCTCGGATCGTCCGTGACTTTCTTGCGACCTTCGCGCAGAACGCCGCCATGACGCCTGGCGAGGAGGTTGCGGATGACGATGCTGTCGCGTTGGCGGCGGTAGCGGAAGATGACGCTTCCCAAGGCCTCTTCGCCCCCGACTGATTCGGCGCGGTCCGCGCAAATGGCGCTTGTGCGCGCGCGCGATACCAAACCGGAGATGCGCGTTCGTCGCGCCTTGCACGCCGCCGGGCTTCGCTACCGACTTCATGACCGCAGTTTGCCTGGCTCTCCTGACTTGGTGTTTCCTTCGCGGCGAGTGGTGTTGTTCGTCCACGGTTGCTTCTGGCACCGCCACGCGGGGTGTCCTGCGGCGCGGCTGCCGAAATCTCGATTGGATTTCTGGGAGCCGAAGCTGACGGCGAATGTCTTGCGGGATCAACGACAGCGAGAAGCGCTTGAAGCTATCGGGTGGACCGTGCTGGTGATATGGGAATGCGAGACAAGGGACCTCAGCGCGCTAAGTGATTTGGCCCAGAGAATTCGCGCCGTGGAGCCAAGGGCGGCGCGGGCCTTCCCAGCGCGTAAGCGCGGGAGAGCGCGAAAGCAATAAATTCTTCGAAGAAAATCGATATCAAATTTAAGAGGGGTTTCCATCAATGCCGCAAGATCTCGATCTCACGCCGGACCCGCGCGTGCTTCAAATGCTTGGTGAGATCAATCTACAGCAGTGGCGTTGCTTGGCCGAGCTGATTGACAACGGCATGGACGGTTTCCTGCACGCGACTCGGGCGGGAAATCAAGTAGACAATCCAGAGATTTCCGTGTCGATACCAACGATGGACAGCGATTCGAGTCAAGTCGTGGTGAAGGACAACGGCCCGGGGATGTCTCTCGAAACTCTCGAAAAAGCTGTCCGCGCGGGATGGACGGGGAATGATCCCCTATCGAATCTTGGTCTGTTCGGGATGGGCTTCAACATCGCGACCGCCCGCCTTGGCCTCGTTACCGAAGTCTGGACGACACGGGCGGGCGACCCGGAATGGGTGGGCGTCCGCATCGACTTGCACGCCTTGCGAACGACGCAAAGCTTCAAGGTGCCTCGACAGACCAAAGCGAAGCGGGAGCATACCGAGCATGGGACTCAGATCATCATCTCGCGACTCAAACCCGATCAACGTGCGTACTTGGCACGCGCTAACAATCTCAAGACTATCCGAAAGCAACTGGCGCGAACCTACGCGGCACTGTTGCAGAACTCGGATGCCGGAAGGATTCGACTGCTGGTCAACAACACGCGGATCAACGCGCAGCGGCATTGTGTTTGGGATGAACAGCGGTCCGTCGAGTTGCCCGACGGCACGACGGTCCATGCCGTAGAAAGAATCGATGTGTCCTTGGCCCCTCGGCGGTATTGCAAGCACTGCATGCGCACGCTGGGTCGGGATGAGGAGGCGTGCCCTACGAGCAGTCCTCAGTGCGAAATCATCGAAACGCCTCGACGTTTGCGTGGTTGGATCGGTTTGCAAAGATACCTTGATAAAACCGAGTTTGGTATCGACTTCATTCGCAACGGACGGAAGATCGAGATCGCCAACAAAGACCTATTTACTTGGAGCGATGGCGAGAACTCAGAGGAGGAATATCCGATTGATGACCCGCGCAATCGGGGGCGCTTCGTGGGCGAGATTCATCTTGACCACTGCCGGGTCAGCTACACCAAGGATCGGTTCGAACGCGACGACCCCGCTTGGAACGAGATGGTCCGCCTTGTCCGTGGAGAGGGGCCGCTGAGACCGGTGGCGGCGAAGCAGCGCGGATATGACGGCAATCAAAGTCCTCTCTATCGGTTGTTTCAGGCCTTCCGCCGCTCCAGTCCACAGGGAAAGAACGGACTATGGTCGCGAGTCATGGTGGTGAAGGACAACGACCGCGCGATGCAAATGGCCGAGTCCTTCGCGACTGGTGACGCTGACTATCTGACGGACGAGCGCTGGTGGCAATTGGTGGAGGAACAAGATCGGGAGGCTCTGGGTGACCACGGCGGATCGCCGGATCCAAAGGGTGGAGACTCGGGCGTCCCGGAAGGTTTCCTGGGCGGTGGCGATACCGTTTCCGGTGGGAATACCCCACCAAATGACGATTCAGGAGCGTCGGAAAACGCGGACCCGTCCCCCGAAGCTCCCCCGGTAGCTCCACCAAGACGGCCGTTGTATGAGTTGACCCGGAAGTACGCGCATCCGACATACAGGGTCGAATACGAGATTCAGGCGTTCGCTGTTGAGGTGGACGATCCCGAATTGCCGCCAGGTGTGCCGTGGCTGCTCAAGCTGGACGATGTCGCGACCAGAACCTATGGGTTCCTTGTCGAGGTTGGAAACGATGTCTTCCGCTCGACCACGATGACGCCCCTTGACGCGCTGCTGACCGAGCTGTCCTATCGGACCGTTGAATTCCTCAAGGGACAACTCCCGGATGTCGCCATCGCGAAGGTGCTCTCCGACTTTCGCAATCAGTACTGTGTCGACAGCCGCTTGGATCCGAATGGGATCATCGCCCAGGCAACCACGGTCATGGGTGATATCGGCAGAGCGATTTCGCAACGCCTTCCCGCCGGACAAGGGGCGGCGCTCTTTTCGGAGTTGACCGATCAGGAGCGTGAATCCATTACCAGTCGGATGGCCGCGCGCGGCGTCACCGACCATCGTCCGGTCATCGCGGATGGTCGTTTCTGGGACTACGCGGACGCGCAGTCGGTCAGAGCTTGCTTCGTGCGCCACCCCGAGCTCTTCCTGGATGGAAAGTACTGGGAGGACCCTTACGAGACGATCGACTTTGGCTCGCCAAGGATCACCGAGGAAGCCAGGGAACGCGTCCGATCGCGCTATGACGCGTATCTCGGGGATGCGGTCTGGCTCACGCACCAAACACCCACTGAGCTGGAGCGCGCGGATCGAGACGCCATCATTCGAGCAACTTGTTCATTGCGATTGCTGAGGCCGGACCTCTCCGAATGAGATGAGAGAACCGTTCCTTGACGCGCGTCGACTACTGAAAGGGCCATGGCAGGCATTCGAGAGGGATGTCGCTCGCCTTTTAGTCTCTAACGCTTTCGAGGACGTTCGAATGGTGGGGAGTCCGGGGAACGGTGGCGCCGACGTGCTTGGAGTGAAGCAAGGCAAGCTGTGGGTGATCCGCTGCAAGTACGCCGTCGCGGGGTCTCCGTCCGCGACGGTCGTTGATGATGTCGCCGAGGCTGCTCGTTACTATCAGGCCGATCGAATTCTCGTGGCGTCCTCTCGGCCTGCGGGGCCGGCTACCCTGGTTGCGGTGCGACGTTGGCGCACGCTGGGAATGGAGATCGAGATACTGGGGCCAGGGGCATTGCTCGAAATGGCTCGCCGTAGCCCTGAATATCCTCGCGCTCGCCGTGAGCCACGCGACTACCAGGACGAGGCGATCGAGGGGCTTGTGGCCTCCCTGCGAGAGACCGGCCGCGGGCAAGTGGTTCTGGCGACTGGTTTGGGAAAGACGGTGGTGATGGCCGAGGCGCTCGCCCAACTCTTTCGCGACGAAGCCGTGCCGCATGGCCGCGCCCTTGTCCTCGCCGGCACAAGGGAACTTGTTGATCAGTTGCAGCGATCCTTCTGGGATCAGTTGCCTAAATGGATTCCGACGCACCGGCTCGTCGGAGGGGAGGTGCCATCTTTTTGGGACGGCATCACCTTCGCAACCGTGCAAAGCGCCGTGTCCAAGTTGGATACCCTCCCAAGCTTCGGGGTGCTGTTGATCGACGAGGCGCATCATGTGGGATCGGACACATTCAAGCGGGTCACGGACCAGTTTTCTGACGCGTTGATCGGCGGTGCCACCGCGACGCCTTGGCGTGGTGACGGGTACGACATCGATGCCCTTCTGGGGCCGCCCGTAGTTCGAATTGGTATCGCTGAAGGACTGCGACGAGGGTTTCTTTGCGAGGCGGACTATCGGTTGCTCGCGGACAACATCGACTGGAAGTTCGTCAAGACACACTCGCGCAACAACTACTCGATCACTCAGCTGAATCGACTTCTCCTTCTACCCACACGCGACGAGGAGGCGGCGAGAAGTATTCGCGCTGTGTTCGATAGCGAGAAGCGACGATCAGTGATCGTGTTCTGCTCGACCGTTCTTCACGCCAAGAGCTTCGCCGCGATGCTGGGTTTGTTCGGTCTGAGATCCGAATCGATCACTGGCGAGATGCCCCCGCGAGAGCGTGATCGCGTGATGGCCGCATTCAGAAAGGGCAATCTTGACGTGGTGACGACCAGAGACCTATTCAACGAGGGCGTCGATGTCCCAGACGTGGACATGATCGCTTTCATGCGAGTGACCCACAGTCGCAGAATTTTCGTGCAGCAGTTGGGGCGCGGGCTGCGCGTGAGCCCGAGAAAGTCCAAAGTCGTCGTTCTCGATTTCGTGAGCGATCTCAGACGGATCGCGGAAGTCATCGAGTTGGAAAAAGCGGCTCGTGGAGATGTCGAGCGCCTGCGATTGCCCGGAGTGATTCAGTTTCGAGACGAGAGCGCCGGCACCTTCATGCTTGATTGGATGAAAGATCAAGCCGATCTGTTCGCGCGCGAAGGTGATGCTCGGCTCGAACTCCCGGCCTTCGATTTCCCGATATCGCCACCTCCAGGAAATATCCAATGACAATGCGAATTCCGGAGGAGATACGAGATGATATTCGCGCGAAGCTCTGGGCGGAAGCAGATGAGCTCGGATGGTCGACCATATCCGATGTGGATCGCTCAAGTCACTATGAGAAATGGACTCGCTCCGCCGAGATCGGGGCTCGGTTGGGGCATTTCATGGACCCTCGCAAGGTCCGTGTCTACATCAAGGACTCCTTGCTGAAACCCTACGAGCGCAAGCGCTTGTCCTTGACGGAAGGCGACGTTTGGAGGGCCTTGTCCATGGACCCACGAACCTCCTCGGTCATTGGCAACTTCATCAAACCGCATGGAATGCTGCTCGATGATGGTCGTGTGATTTGTTGGGGCAAGAGCCGCGACTGGAAATTGATTCTTTTCGCGTCTTTCGAGAGGGGCAAGCGGAACAGGGGGGCGAGGCCGTTCGCGGTCATCCTGTTCGAGTCTGGAAAGACCGTGGCCCCAGCGGAGCGAGAACTTGTGCGCGATGCGGCTCACCGCTTGGGCATCGAACGGATCGAATGGATGGAGGCATGATATGAAAGCGGATTTTCCGGGCTGGTTTCCCAAGACGCCCGATGAGCTGGCGAAAATCTGGGAGCGCGCCATCTTCGTTCCCGACACGAACGTCCTCCTTCATTGTCTGCGGCATCCCGCCCCCGTGCGAGATGAGCTTTTGCGCGTTTTTGAAGTCCTCAAGGAGTCGCTATGGATTCCATATCAGGTGGGACTCGAATTCCATCGAAATCGCCTTGAGGTCGAGTTCGGCGCGCAAGATGCTTACGACCGCCTCATCAAGGACCATGAGACGGCGCTGGGACAAGCAAAGGAGAAGCTTCGCCAACTGCGGGCGCATCCCACGATCGACGTGGAGCGGGAGGTCGCGGCGTTGGATATGGCCATGGAGGATTTTCGTGAACGCATGGCGATCGCCCGCGACAGTCATCCCACCAACGACATAGCCTCGGCGGTGACTCGCCTCACTGAATTGTTCGCGGGCCGGGTGGGATCGCAATGGAAGTCCGACCGCTTGGCGACCATCAAAAAAGAGGGGGAGGATCGATATGCGCGAAAGATTCCGCCAGGCTACAAGGACGCAAAAAAGGATGCTGGGGAGTTCGACAAGTATGGGGATCTGATCATTTGGAAAGATGTGATCGAGAAGTCCAAGGCGGAGAAACGCCCGGTCATCTTCATCTCCGATGACGCGAAGGAAGATTGGTGGTGGATACATCGGGGGCGGAAGCTCGGCGCCCGCCCTGATTTGCTGGAGGAATTTCGCGAGGCGACGGGGCAAGATTTCCATATCTACGAGTTCACGCAGTTTCTGCGCATCGCGGCGGAACGTCACCCTGAAATTCAAGGTGGCGTCGATCAGATAGAGAAAAGCCTGTTAAGCGACGGATTGGCTCGCAAGCGCGTGATCGATCTTGCAGGCGCCAAAGCATTGCGCGAAAGCATCGTACGACTTGAGGATGATCGAGATGCCATTATTTCTACGCTCTCGGGGGCTCCGTCTGTTGATGGTGTCAGATCCATGCTGAACAAGACGGAGTTGCGGGAAAAGCTCCGTTTGATCGATGATGAGCTGGAGCGTGTTGTCGGGCGTTTGCGCGTTGAAGATGCGTCGAGCGAGGATTTGGAGCTCGGTCGGGAAATTTAACTCGTACTAGCGAGCACCCCAACCCCGAATTCTCTGTGGTGCCGCGCTTGTTGCGGCGCTGAGCAATGTTGAGACTGTTCCCGGAAGCTAGGACGTCCGCTTGTACGGTTTCCCTTTGACATCGCCGTCGTCCCAGCTGTTCCAAAGATCCTCAAAATTCATTTCAAAGTCTCGGAGTTGGACCGTCACCCGGTGCGGCGTCCCGTTCACCGGCGACAAATGCTCCTCGTCCCTGAGCAGTTCGTGGATTTTTGACAATACCCTGGGTGCAGGGCCGATTTCGCCTCTTACACGCTGGAACTGTGACCACGATGCTATCGAAAGGTAAGGGTTGGTCAAGGGAAAACCATAGCCATGTGTCCTTGCAATGGAACGAGATACACATACCAGGAACAAGGCGGTAATTCCCCGATTCCCAC
Protein-coding regions in this window:
- a CDS encoding Panacea domain-containing protein, translating into MAMSPELDAVQKAILDIHRELFDESPSPMKLQKLCYYAQGYALAEGKPLFKDDFQAWQHGPVVPDMYQEYKDLKWRPIAAEVEPPKMEPQVIEHLEGIVAAYGRYDGAALSTMTHRERPWASARGDLPETANSEATISKDTMERFFARKLRGEE
- a CDS encoding DNA cytosine methyltransferase: MRSIELFSGCGGLALGLSRSGFHHELMAEWNEEAVATVHHNRRRRIQHVRDWPLERADVRDVDWHRFAGRLDLVAGGPPCQPFSIGGKHQGQDDARDMWPEAIRAVRETQPRAFLFENVRGLTRAAFADYLGWIVAHLHHPEVPRLIGEDHITHTARLGDLRHAPTYDVLVARVNAADYGAPQKRHRVIIAGVRADLGAVLSPLVPTHSRERLLWEQWVTGEYWSRHGMRQPDDTQIASSDLATVKRLRIRDEAPDEAAWITVRDALHGLGEPDGKTNHVFQDGARVYPGHTGSPLDQPAKALKAGDHGVPGGENMMVRDDGSVRYFTIREAARLQGLPDTYHFPRSWTESMRQLGNAVPSQLAEAVGKWLVRILDDTDDRQRIAA
- a CDS encoding Eco29kI family restriction endonuclease — encoded protein: MVTRSRKPEQAVIGEIRERLGQLRSLLPSLSRPAATKAMAELLALTGEIEATRAGMDPIKEPGASFDPANPDTAGRLVSLALMAQERVPIERIARTYGSGVYAIYYSGDHPAYHAVSRTETPIYVGKADPKQADARTAREQGPQLYGRLADHRRMIRTVGSYAVKLHLRDPLRVEDFECRRLVCATNAQLVAERHLISMFRPIWNNEIGICWGISKHGDAAKTRANKRSPWDVMHPGRAWAMSEDLEDKMSPELIVQRIGEHFDNNPPHTSRARIVRDFLATFAQNAAMTPGEEVADDDAVALAAVAEDDASQGLFAPD
- a CDS encoding very short patch repair endonuclease, with translation MRVRRALHAAGLRYRLHDRSLPGSPDLVFPSRRVVLFVHGCFWHRHAGCPAARLPKSRLDFWEPKLTANVLRDQRQREALEAIGWTVLVIWECETRDLSALSDLAQRIRAVEPRAARAFPARKRGRARKQ
- a CDS encoding ATP-binding protein, whose translation is MPQDLDLTPDPRVLQMLGEINLQQWRCLAELIDNGMDGFLHATRAGNQVDNPEISVSIPTMDSDSSQVVVKDNGPGMSLETLEKAVRAGWTGNDPLSNLGLFGMGFNIATARLGLVTEVWTTRAGDPEWVGVRIDLHALRTTQSFKVPRQTKAKREHTEHGTQIIISRLKPDQRAYLARANNLKTIRKQLARTYAALLQNSDAGRIRLLVNNTRINAQRHCVWDEQRSVELPDGTTVHAVERIDVSLAPRRYCKHCMRTLGRDEEACPTSSPQCEIIETPRRLRGWIGLQRYLDKTEFGIDFIRNGRKIEIANKDLFTWSDGENSEEEYPIDDPRNRGRFVGEIHLDHCRVSYTKDRFERDDPAWNEMVRLVRGEGPLRPVAAKQRGYDGNQSPLYRLFQAFRRSSPQGKNGLWSRVMVVKDNDRAMQMAESFATGDADYLTDERWWQLVEEQDREALGDHGGSPDPKGGDSGVPEGFLGGGDTVSGGNTPPNDDSGASENADPSPEAPPVAPPRRPLYELTRKYAHPTYRVEYEIQAFAVEVDDPELPPGVPWLLKLDDVATRTYGFLVEVGNDVFRSTTMTPLDALLTELSYRTVEFLKGQLPDVAIAKVLSDFRNQYCVDSRLDPNGIIAQATTVMGDIGRAISQRLPAGQGAALFSELTDQERESITSRMAARGVTDHRPVIADGRFWDYADAQSVRACFVRHPELFLDGKYWEDPYETIDFGSPRITEEARERVRSRYDAYLGDAVWLTHQTPTELERADRDAIIRATCSLRLLRPDLSE
- a CDS encoding DEAD/DEAH box helicase, with translation MKQGKLWVIRCKYAVAGSPSATVVDDVAEAARYYQADRILVASSRPAGPATLVAVRRWRTLGMEIEILGPGALLEMARRSPEYPRARREPRDYQDEAIEGLVASLRETGRGQVVLATGLGKTVVMAEALAQLFRDEAVPHGRALVLAGTRELVDQLQRSFWDQLPKWIPTHRLVGGEVPSFWDGITFATVQSAVSKLDTLPSFGVLLIDEAHHVGSDTFKRVTDQFSDALIGGATATPWRGDGYDIDALLGPPVVRIGIAEGLRRGFLCEADYRLLADNIDWKFVKTHSRNNYSITQLNRLLLLPTRDEEAARSIRAVFDSEKRRSVIVFCSTVLHAKSFAAMLGLFGLRSESITGEMPPRERDRVMAAFRKGNLDVVTTRDLFNEGVDVPDVDMIAFMRVTHSRRIFVQQLGRGLRVSPRKSKVVVLDFVSDLRRIAEVIELEKAARGDVERLRLPGVIQFRDESAGTFMLDWMKDQADLFAREGDARLELPAFDFPISPPPGNIQ
- a CDS encoding PIN domain-containing protein → MKADFPGWFPKTPDELAKIWERAIFVPDTNVLLHCLRHPAPVRDELLRVFEVLKESLWIPYQVGLEFHRNRLEVEFGAQDAYDRLIKDHETALGQAKEKLRQLRAHPTIDVEREVAALDMAMEDFRERMAIARDSHPTNDIASAVTRLTELFAGRVGSQWKSDRLATIKKEGEDRYARKIPPGYKDAKKDAGEFDKYGDLIIWKDVIEKSKAEKRPVIFISDDAKEDWWWIHRGRKLGARPDLLEEFREATGQDFHIYEFTQFLRIAAERHPEIQGGVDQIEKSLLSDGLARKRVIDLAGAKALRESIVRLEDDRDAIISTLSGAPSVDGVRSMLNKTELREKLRLIDDELERVVGRLRVEDASSEDLELGREI